The following proteins are co-located in the Acidobacteriota bacterium genome:
- a CDS encoding serine/threonine protein kinase yields MVGTHLKNYLVEEQLGKGGMGVVYRALDTKLNRRVAIKVLPPELVKDEDRRRRFIQEARAASAVTHPAIAQIYEIEEDGDNTFIVMELVEGSTVHALVSRKELDLPSAVEVGIQVGDALARAHEAGIVHRDIKPENIMVTKDGHPKILDFGLAKLLDTTPEAGAGAASMIETKARTQAGMIVGTLAYMSPEQARGLQVDKRSDIFSYGIVLYEMATGKLPFDGASALDTMHAIAYEQPAPVTTLRADLPFSLQKVIDRCLQKKPEERYQDLREAVVDLKKVKREIETGVSGGMPVLERARGWFGGLSTRGTIYFAIGGAVVGGLLVMWLLNGGGPRSWTGIIFPVAIALVLFRKVRNRGQIEVRRFVKKASMLKEVQLVTFHRGEFTVVATNPTAKTYVKLNALLALSNTKLYRGEPMTMVVRDAADEAATKTLLQSPGVQFVREERGGSAISRRARKGA; encoded by the coding sequence ATGGTCGGGACGCACCTCAAGAACTACCTGGTCGAGGAGCAGCTCGGGAAGGGCGGCATGGGCGTCGTCTACCGCGCCCTCGACACGAAGCTCAACCGCCGCGTCGCCATCAAGGTCCTCCCCCCCGAGCTGGTCAAGGACGAGGACCGCCGCCGGCGGTTCATCCAGGAGGCCAGGGCCGCCTCGGCCGTCACCCACCCCGCCATCGCCCAGATATACGAGATTGAAGAGGACGGCGACAACACCTTCATCGTGATGGAGCTGGTGGAGGGGTCGACCGTCCACGCTCTCGTTTCGAGGAAAGAGCTGGATCTCCCGTCGGCCGTCGAGGTCGGCATCCAGGTGGGGGACGCGCTGGCGCGCGCGCACGAGGCCGGCATCGTCCACCGCGACATCAAGCCCGAGAACATCATGGTCACGAAGGACGGCCACCCGAAGATCCTCGACTTCGGCCTGGCGAAGCTCCTCGACACGACCCCCGAGGCGGGGGCCGGGGCCGCCAGCATGATCGAGACGAAGGCGCGCACGCAGGCGGGGATGATCGTCGGCACGCTCGCCTACATGAGCCCCGAGCAGGCGCGCGGCCTCCAGGTCGACAAGCGATCGGACATCTTCTCTTACGGCATCGTGCTCTACGAGATGGCGACCGGGAAGCTGCCCTTCGACGGAGCGAGCGCCCTCGACACGATGCACGCCATCGCCTACGAGCAGCCCGCGCCGGTGACGACGCTGCGCGCCGATCTCCCCTTCTCGCTCCAGAAGGTCATCGACCGCTGCCTCCAGAAGAAGCCGGAGGAGCGCTACCAGGATCTCCGCGAGGCGGTCGTCGATCTGAAGAAGGTGAAGCGCGAGATCGAGACGGGCGTCTCCGGTGGGATGCCGGTCCTCGAGCGGGCGCGCGGGTGGTTCGGCGGGCTTTCCACGCGCGGCACGATTTACTTCGCCATCGGGGGGGCGGTCGTCGGCGGGCTGCTCGTCATGTGGCTCCTGAACGGAGGCGGACCTCGGAGCTGGACGGGGATCATCTTCCCCGTCGCCATCGCGCTCGTCCTCTTCCGGAAGGTGAGGAACCGGGGGCAGATCGAGGTGCGCCGCTTCGTGAAGAAGGCGTCGATGCTCAAGGAGGTGCAGCTCGTCACCTTCCACCGCGGCGAGTTCACCGTCGTCGCGACCAACCCTACCGCGAAGACGTACGTGAAGCTCAACGCCCTCCTCGCGCTGTCGAACACGAAGCTTTACCGCGGCGAGCCGATGACGATGGTCGTCCGCGACGCGGCCGACGAGGCCGCGACGAAGACGCTGCTGCAGTCCCCGGGCGTCCAGTTCGTCCGCGAGGAGCGGGGGGGCTCAGCCATCTCCCGGCGCGCCCGCAAGGGCGCCTGA
- a CDS encoding carboxypeptidase regulatory-like domain-containing protein, which yields MRGRKAASVMGLALIVVVAGAAAGGSAKTGSKAPASKAPTAANVAAPRPAAQPILSGTIRSSVTGRPIAAARVEVFPLRDPEAARERRAAQDVEERPLAGGSTDGAGVFSVAVPPGTTVAIVAEAKGHARSRLGRPVTVSEDRDLGRFDLPMGRAVGGKVVDAAGKPIAGAAVVGFVDPGTRRAGGLRGFARAFASASAPPFPSFTRTGIDGSFVFPAAPERNLSIRAFAPGMAPALVEETRSAAGVVIRMEAGTPLAGRVISPDGKSPMAGAWVLAGDDGWDGATRTGADGAFKLDRLRAGPLSITASLPSAVIAGESTGSPLPPSSFFAPSSPFRATLPSPAATPPLVLKLRQGGVVRTRALDAETREPIAGVLLSLDAPGEALPRPATTRGKGDVIFPGVPVGRVEMSADADGYLDEDVSPFALAAGQTREISVALRPAASIEGTVRDKSGRPIAGATVDISGPPPGGLKLPIPIFFPIGIDPVTTDAQGRFRIEPLPARSELKLSVTSSAFAPWDTAGIHLRPGERRKGMEVILDPGEVISGRVVHGDGTPVPGAAITASRRREDGPGGMVIRIDTGGGGGRRRANPMAGEALPAVVTSDDGTFRVHGVTAGVWSLDVESDGFAPKNVAGLKLVEGSGADVGDVTLEPGAVLSGIVTTTSGEPIPFARGRVTKEFSLLGQFTAEIDGSFQTRSLKAGEAVTLTVDADGFGSVEKAGLTPPAEALTIALPAASRISGTVVDKETNQPIPDFSVSVSRNRNMGGGMARMAQVMQGPEAAFHDDGGAFTIDGVDPGKIMVSAKASGYRDSQVAELEVGEGKDLTGVTLTLDHAAHVSGTIVDGRGRPVSGATVDKKETSGGGFGMMIRGGAGRGATSDGDGNFVLDGLSRERMTLSVTHDDYESSTVDVDTSRDVENLKVSLSRGGSIAGTVLHQDDGSPVDRATVTATAAGSDRFSGARSVTAGPDGAFAIEGVSAGRYTLHAEAAGLTPADQEVIVDAGGAPAPVELKLAGGVTLTGSITGLKEADLPQFTVRLVSGGFGKSAAVDSEGKFEMKGLSPGSATLLASSGIFGGKSMTKAIDIPKGSAAVEATIEFPRGNLVNGTVTHGADPIAGASVIFRNDATSASTTATTDSAGHYSAEDLESGDYTVNVMQFSTGLSHNTKLKVDGDEDFDIPMPVRTLTGRVLDAVSGQPIEGAEISAGKPGETGPRAGSGMYMSLGGKSARSGAGGAFKVEGLEERSYVLTAEKDHYASQQRNAVIVDGAEPGEIVFQLKPGEELVFQANDSASGQLMTNISAIVMSPVKGDPLAPGAVTPAPLFHNPLSADASNYFHIDSLREGTYDVVLGGGGVGTETIRDVTIPWTKHEPLTATLVKGESLEINVSGLALHDAAKGLLLDGMDKPVVPSLFFADPVFTVRPGVPTITLGGLKPGTYTVKLALPTGQPAQKSVVVSPGQKATVSFP from the coding sequence ATGCGGGGACGGAAAGCTGCGTCCGTGATGGGTCTGGCCCTGATCGTGGTCGTGGCGGGCGCGGCGGCCGGAGGCTCGGCGAAGACGGGATCGAAGGCCCCGGCCTCGAAGGCTCCCACCGCCGCCAACGTCGCGGCGCCCAGGCCCGCGGCCCAGCCCATCCTCTCAGGGACGATCCGCTCGTCGGTCACCGGCCGTCCCATCGCCGCGGCGCGCGTCGAGGTCTTCCCCCTTCGCGATCCCGAGGCGGCCCGCGAGCGCCGCGCCGCGCAGGACGTCGAGGAGCGGCCCCTCGCCGGCGGTTCGACCGACGGGGCCGGCGTCTTCAGCGTCGCCGTCCCTCCGGGGACGACCGTGGCGATCGTCGCGGAGGCGAAGGGTCACGCGCGGTCTCGCCTCGGGCGGCCCGTCACGGTCTCCGAGGATCGCGACCTCGGCCGGTTCGATCTTCCCATGGGGCGCGCCGTCGGCGGCAAGGTCGTCGACGCGGCGGGCAAGCCGATCGCAGGAGCGGCCGTCGTGGGCTTCGTCGACCCCGGCACGCGGCGAGCCGGGGGCCTCCGCGGCTTCGCGCGCGCCTTCGCCTCGGCGTCCGCCCCACCCTTCCCCTCGTTCACGCGCACGGGAATCGACGGCTCGTTCGTCTTCCCCGCGGCTCCCGAGCGAAACCTCTCGATCCGCGCCTTCGCGCCGGGGATGGCCCCCGCGCTCGTCGAGGAGACGCGGTCGGCCGCGGGCGTCGTCATCCGGATGGAGGCGGGAACGCCGCTCGCAGGGCGCGTCATCTCCCCCGACGGCAAGTCGCCGATGGCGGGGGCGTGGGTCCTCGCGGGCGACGACGGCTGGGACGGCGCGACGAGGACCGGCGCCGACGGCGCCTTCAAGCTCGATCGGCTCAGAGCCGGCCCTCTCTCCATCACGGCCTCCCTTCCCTCCGCGGTGATCGCGGGCGAGTCGACGGGCTCCCCGCTCCCGCCGTCGTCCTTCTTCGCCCCCTCCTCGCCCTTCCGCGCGACCCTTCCCTCCCCCGCGGCGACCCCTCCTCTCGTGCTCAAGCTTCGCCAGGGGGGCGTCGTCCGCACGCGGGCCCTCGACGCGGAGACGCGCGAGCCGATCGCCGGCGTGCTCCTCTCGCTCGACGCGCCGGGAGAGGCGCTTCCGCGCCCCGCGACGACGCGGGGAAAGGGGGATGTGATCTTCCCGGGTGTTCCCGTCGGACGCGTGGAGATGAGCGCCGACGCCGACGGCTATCTCGACGAGGACGTCTCTCCCTTCGCGCTCGCCGCCGGGCAGACGCGCGAGATCAGCGTCGCGCTCAGACCCGCCGCGTCGATCGAGGGGACGGTCCGCGACAAGTCGGGGAGGCCGATCGCGGGGGCGACGGTGGACATCTCGGGTCCACCCCCGGGCGGCCTCAAGCTCCCGATCCCGATCTTCTTCCCGATCGGGATCGATCCGGTGACGACCGACGCGCAGGGGCGGTTCCGCATCGAGCCGCTGCCGGCGCGATCCGAGCTGAAGCTCAGCGTCACCTCGAGCGCCTTCGCGCCGTGGGACACCGCGGGGATTCACCTCCGCCCCGGCGAGCGGCGCAAGGGGATGGAGGTCATCCTCGATCCCGGCGAGGTGATCTCGGGGCGCGTCGTCCACGGCGACGGCACGCCCGTGCCGGGGGCCGCCATCACCGCGTCGCGCCGGCGCGAGGACGGCCCCGGCGGGATGGTGATCCGCATCGATACCGGCGGTGGCGGCGGCCGCCGGCGGGCGAACCCGATGGCGGGCGAGGCGCTCCCCGCCGTCGTCACGTCCGACGACGGCACCTTCCGCGTCCACGGCGTGACCGCGGGGGTTTGGTCCCTCGACGTCGAGTCGGACGGGTTCGCGCCGAAGAACGTCGCGGGGCTGAAGCTCGTCGAGGGAAGCGGCGCCGACGTCGGGGACGTGACGCTCGAGCCCGGAGCCGTCCTCTCCGGCATCGTCACGACGACGAGCGGCGAGCCGATCCCCTTCGCCCGCGGGCGCGTGACGAAGGAGTTCTCCCTCCTCGGGCAGTTCACGGCGGAGATCGACGGCTCGTTCCAGACCCGGTCGCTGAAGGCCGGCGAGGCGGTGACGCTGACCGTCGACGCGGACGGCTTCGGCTCCGTCGAGAAGGCGGGGCTCACGCCGCCGGCCGAGGCGCTGACGATCGCGCTCCCCGCGGCCTCGCGGATCTCGGGGACGGTCGTCGACAAGGAGACGAACCAGCCGATCCCCGATTTCTCGGTCTCTGTCTCGCGCAACCGGAACATGGGCGGTGGCATGGCGCGCATGGCGCAGGTGATGCAGGGGCCCGAGGCGGCGTTCCACGACGACGGCGGCGCCTTCACGATCGACGGCGTCGATCCGGGAAAGATCATGGTCTCCGCGAAGGCCTCCGGATACCGCGACTCCCAGGTGGCGGAGCTCGAAGTCGGCGAGGGGAAGGATCTGACCGGCGTCACGCTCACGCTCGACCACGCGGCCCACGTCTCGGGGACGATCGTCGACGGCCGCGGACGGCCGGTCTCGGGAGCGACGGTCGACAAGAAGGAGACCTCCGGCGGCGGCTTCGGGATGATGATCCGGGGAGGGGCGGGGCGTGGCGCGACGAGCGACGGCGACGGGAACTTCGTCCTCGACGGTCTGAGCCGCGAGAGGATGACCCTCTCCGTCACGCACGACGACTACGAGTCGTCGACGGTCGACGTGGACACGTCGCGCGACGTCGAGAACCTCAAGGTGTCCCTCTCGCGCGGCGGCTCGATCGCGGGGACGGTGCTGCACCAGGACGACGGATCCCCCGTGGATCGCGCCACCGTCACCGCCACCGCGGCGGGGAGCGATCGATTTTCCGGCGCGCGATCCGTGACCGCGGGCCCCGACGGTGCCTTCGCGATCGAGGGGGTCTCGGCGGGCCGGTACACGCTGCACGCGGAGGCGGCGGGTCTGACCCCCGCGGATCAGGAGGTCATCGTCGACGCCGGCGGGGCGCCGGCTCCGGTCGAGCTGAAGCTCGCCGGCGGGGTCACGCTGACCGGATCGATCACCGGGCTGAAGGAAGCGGATCTTCCGCAGTTCACCGTGCGCCTCGTGAGCGGAGGCTTCGGGAAATCGGCGGCGGTGGACTCCGAGGGGAAGTTCGAGATGAAAGGGCTTTCTCCCGGATCGGCGACCCTTCTCGCCAGCTCCGGGATCTTCGGCGGCAAATCGATGACGAAGGCGATCGACATCCCGAAGGGATCGGCCGCCGTCGAGGCGACGATCGAGTTCCCGCGCGGCAACCTCGTGAACGGGACGGTCACGCACGGGGCGGATCCGATCGCCGGCGCCTCGGTGATCTTCAGGAATGACGCGACGAGCGCCTCCACCACCGCGACCACCGACTCGGCGGGCCACTACTCCGCCGAGGATCTCGAGTCCGGGGACTACACGGTGAACGTCATGCAGTTCTCGACGGGTCTCAGCCACAACACGAAGCTGAAGGTCGACGGCGACGAGGACTTCGACATCCCGATGCCGGTTCGCACCCTCACGGGCCGCGTCCTCGACGCGGTGTCGGGCCAGCCGATCGAAGGGGCGGAGATCTCCGCTGGGAAGCCAGGAGAGACGGGCCCGCGGGCCGGGAGTGGCATGTACATGAGCCTGGGGGGCAAGAGCGCGCGCAGCGGCGCGGGGGGCGCCTTCAAGGTCGAAGGGCTCGAGGAGCGATCGTACGTCCTGACGGCGGAGAAGGACCACTACGCGAGCCAGCAGCGCAACGCCGTCATCGTGGACGGCGCGGAGCCGGGCGAGATCGTCTTTCAGCTCAAGCCCGGCGAGGAACTGGTTTTCCAGGCCAACGACTCCGCGTCCGGGCAGCTGATGACGAACATCTCCGCGATCGTGATGTCACCGGTGAAGGGCGATCCGCTCGCTCCAGGAGCGGTGACACCCGCGCCTCTCTTCCACAATCCTCTTTCGGCGGACGCCTCCAACTACTTCCACATCGACAGCCTGCGCGAGGGGACGTACGACGTCGTCCTCGGCGGCGGCGGCGTCGGGACGGAGACGATCCGCGATGTGACCATTCCGTGGACGAAGCACGAGCCGCTCACCGCGACGCTGGTCAAGGGGGAGTCGCTCGAGATCAACGTCTCAGGCCTCGCGCTCCATGACGCGGCGAAGGGCCTCTTGCTCGACGGAATGGACAAGCCCGTGGTGCCAAGCCTCTTCTTCGCCGATCCCGTTTTCACCGTGCGTCCCGGCGTGCCGACCATCACCCTGGGGGGCCTGAAGCCCGGCACCTACACCGTGAAGCTCGCCCTGCCGACCGGACAGCCCGCGCAGAAGTCCGTCGTGGTGAGCCCCGGCCAGAAGGCGACCGTGTCGTTCCCGTAG
- a CDS encoding protein kinase: MIGRTLSHFRVVEKIGEGGMGIVYKAIDENLHRPVALKVLPPEFAGDAERRARFLREARAAAAVAHPNIAAIHEIDEADGVVFIAMEYVEGTTLRALLAGKPLPLAEALPIASQIAAALDRAHRANVIHRDLKPENVMVGPDGAAKILDFGLAHFRAERATTAGPLASGMATTPLVTLVEGGAAGTPAYMSPEQARGQRVDARSDLFSFGVVLYEMLTGARPFHGDTSVDMLSSILRDAPAAPSKLAPSLPAGVDAIVSKCLAKERDDRYASAAEIREDLGKLLHPSAPVAPRGGALARRLVAVFALLMAAALAVRIFDPLGWRRPGAATSATALHTLAVLPFKSIGGGAPDDLLGLGIADTIITKVSQIGSLTVRPTSAIRRYAAGEVDPLVAARELQVDTILDGSVQRSGDRLRVNVNLLRVGDGASLMAESLEMGFTEIFAIQDRVAREVASRLEVSLSPRERERLAKKYTESTEGYEHYLRGQQAFEQRDIWVGQKPVIDSAIASFQRAIDVDPNYALARAELAHAYAWMGLYVERQVGWIEKAEKELDEAARLDPTLAEIHVVRGDVLWSAYKGWEIAGAVREFRTAESLNPSVGHAEAGTIFYHLGLEEPALRELRRAMEIDPRGSDTFVRLREGLILLGHLDEAVAMRGPSNAAGTRTLALIFQGKLDEAEASLQEELAGDPANPYVQSQGAILLALRGKFAEAESRLPAIVAKAGSGRAFHHVAYACAQIYALQGKGTEAAAWLRRTAETGMPDYPLFARDKLLDRIRSDAAYTAFMSELRPKWETLRAEFE; encoded by the coding sequence ATGATCGGGAGGACCCTCTCCCACTTCCGCGTCGTCGAGAAGATCGGCGAGGGGGGGATGGGGATCGTCTACAAGGCGATCGACGAGAACCTCCACCGCCCCGTCGCCCTCAAGGTCCTCCCTCCCGAGTTCGCGGGCGACGCCGAGCGGCGCGCGCGATTTCTCCGGGAGGCGCGGGCCGCGGCCGCGGTCGCCCACCCGAACATCGCCGCCATCCACGAGATCGACGAGGCGGATGGAGTCGTCTTCATCGCGATGGAGTACGTCGAGGGGACGACGCTCCGGGCTCTCCTCGCCGGGAAGCCGCTTCCGCTCGCGGAGGCCCTGCCGATCGCCTCCCAGATCGCCGCGGCCCTCGATCGCGCGCACCGCGCGAACGTGATCCATCGGGACCTCAAGCCCGAGAACGTGATGGTGGGGCCCGACGGCGCCGCGAAGATCCTCGACTTCGGCCTCGCGCACTTCCGGGCCGAGCGCGCGACGACCGCCGGCCCGCTCGCGAGCGGGATGGCGACGACGCCCCTCGTCACGCTCGTCGAGGGCGGAGCCGCCGGCACCCCCGCGTACATGTCCCCCGAGCAGGCGCGGGGGCAGAGGGTCGACGCGCGGTCGGATCTGTTCTCGTTCGGTGTCGTGCTGTACGAGATGCTCACGGGAGCCCGCCCGTTCCACGGCGACACCTCCGTGGACATGCTCAGCTCGATCCTCAGGGACGCTCCGGCCGCGCCGTCGAAGCTCGCTCCTTCGCTTCCCGCCGGCGTCGACGCGATCGTCTCGAAGTGCCTCGCCAAGGAGCGCGACGATCGCTACGCCTCGGCGGCGGAGATTCGCGAGGATCTCGGGAAGCTCCTGCATCCGTCCGCCCCCGTCGCGCCGCGCGGCGGCGCGCTCGCCCGGAGGCTGGTGGCGGTCTTCGCCCTTCTGATGGCGGCGGCGCTCGCCGTGCGCATTTTCGATCCTCTCGGCTGGCGTCGTCCCGGCGCCGCGACGTCCGCGACCGCGCTCCACACGCTCGCGGTCCTTCCGTTCAAGTCGATCGGCGGCGGCGCTCCCGACGACCTCCTCGGCCTCGGCATCGCCGACACGATCATCACGAAGGTCAGCCAGATCGGGAGCCTGACCGTGCGCCCGACGAGCGCGATCCGCAGGTATGCCGCGGGGGAGGTGGACCCTCTCGTCGCGGCGCGCGAGCTGCAGGTCGACACCATCCTCGACGGATCGGTCCAGCGCTCCGGCGATCGGCTGAGGGTGAACGTGAATCTCCTCCGCGTGGGGGACGGCGCGTCGCTGATGGCCGAGAGCCTCGAGATGGGGTTCACGGAAATCTTCGCGATCCAGGACCGCGTCGCGCGCGAGGTGGCCTCTCGTCTCGAGGTCAGCTTGAGTCCCAGGGAGCGGGAGCGCCTCGCCAAGAAGTACACGGAGAGCACGGAAGGCTACGAGCATTACCTGCGAGGACAGCAGGCGTTCGAGCAGCGCGACATCTGGGTCGGCCAGAAACCGGTCATCGACTCCGCGATTGCCTCGTTCCAGCGCGCCATCGACGTCGATCCGAACTACGCCCTCGCCCGCGCGGAGCTGGCGCACGCGTACGCGTGGATGGGGCTTTACGTCGAGAGGCAGGTCGGGTGGATCGAGAAAGCCGAGAAGGAGCTGGACGAGGCGGCGCGGCTGGATCCGACGCTCGCGGAGATCCACGTCGTGCGCGGGGATGTCCTCTGGAGCGCCTACAAGGGGTGGGAGATCGCCGGCGCGGTGCGGGAGTTCCGGACCGCGGAGAGCCTCAACCCGAGCGTCGGTCATGCCGAGGCGGGAACGATTTTCTACCATCTGGGGCTCGAGGAGCCGGCGCTCCGTGAGCTGCGCCGCGCGATGGAGATCGATCCGCGCGGGTCGGACACGTTCGTGAGGCTGCGGGAGGGACTCATACTCCTCGGCCATCTCGACGAGGCGGTCGCGATGAGAGGCCCGAGCAACGCCGCCGGGACGAGGACGCTGGCCCTCATCTTTCAGGGCAAGCTCGACGAGGCGGAGGCGTCGCTCCAGGAGGAGCTCGCCGGAGATCCCGCGAACCCGTACGTGCAGAGCCAGGGGGCGATCCTCCTGGCCCTGCGCGGAAAGTTCGCCGAGGCCGAGTCGCGACTCCCGGCGATCGTCGCGAAGGCGGGATCGGGGAGAGCCTTCCACCACGTCGCGTACGCCTGCGCGCAGATCTACGCCCTCCAGGGCAAGGGGACCGAGGCCGCCGCCTGGCTCCGCCGGACGGCGGAGACCGGCATGCCGGACTACCCACTCTTCGCGCGCGACAAGCTCCTCGATCGAATCCGGAGCGATGCCGCGTACACTGCCTTCATGTCGGAGCTGAGGCCGAAGTGGGAAACGCTCCGGGCGGAGTTCGAGTGA